The DNA window CAGCATGTActtcctcccctgtcctcccatGCACACACTCATGTCTCTGTGATGTAGTCATGTACTGGATGTATAGCCAGTGATCAACTTCCCTCCCACTCATTATCTTTTTGCTGCTGGTACATTAGGCTACAgttagtaaaaaaatatatatatattgcttgcATTTGCCTTTTTTTCACCCCTTCTCTGACATACAAGGACTTGCTTTTCAGTGAAGTATTTGTTGCAcgccctgggcttgaaccagtgACAAGTAGGACTTTAGGGGAAAAGCGCTCTGAGATGACATTATGAAAATAATTTCAATTGATTTAGTGTGTACTTTCTAAAGTTGCCTATATAATGGGTTAAATAGCCAGAGATTATTACAGGAGTTATCCAGCCTCATCCCTCAATTTTATAGCAAAGCATGTGGCAACGTTGCCGTTTGACCTAAAATCGGATTAAAGATTGTGACTGAATTGCCACTGGTTCAAGCCTATAGTGCCACTGTATAGCCTACTGTAGACAGTGAGTTTGATGGGCAGGCTCTTCATGCTCCCAATAGGGTTCTCGACCGCGCATCCATAGATGTCATCATCCACCATCAGCACCCGCACAATGGTCAAGAGCTTCTGGTCAGGTGACAGCTGCAGACGGGTCTCATTGGTCAACAGTTTCCCTCCTTTCTGCCAGCTGTACTTGGCATTGGTTCCGTTGTCATGGGAGCAGTTGAGGGTGAAGTGCTCACTGAGCTCCAGTACTGAGGACGCCTCCATGTGGACGTAAGGTCTGGATATGGGCTCTATGAAGAATAAGTATAGTAGTCAGACATGTCAAGATATGTCTTTTCCTTCTGGGCCAAAGGTTGTACTGATATGATGGGTTAAAAAAAATAGCTCAGGTGTACATTAACAACTTCTCAGGTGACCCTCATTGCAACAATGCCTTTACAAGAACAACATGGTTTGGACCATTGTCCCCTGTACTTTCCTTGACAATTCAGCCGATGTTTCAGTCATACAAATGTGTGAGAAATATGTATAAACAAAAAGGCAAAAAATCCTTTGGTTTTATCACAGACAATCCCAGCAGTTCCTACAAGCAAGTCATGTCATAAAGGACAAGTAAACTTATACTAAAATATGCATCAACCATCCCAATTGCCTTGTGGATCGAGTGTCTtccctgagattggaaggttgggGGGTCAAGTCATACCGAAGACGAAAAATTGTACCCAATGTATCTCAGCATTATGGAGATGGATTGGGGGGTAAGACCCTGTtatagactagcatcctgtccaaGGGGgttacttgtacatcaagctgcctctgCTACAGAATCAGGAGATAGGCTCTTGCTTACACTTTGGACCACATACCATCCACAGTCAGGTCGATACTCCCCTCTCCGGTGAAAGTATCATCCGTGATGGAGATCTCCACTTCATAGGTGCCCTCATCAGAGAGTTTGAGGTTGTGGAGTAGGAGGGTGCCATTCTCAAACACCAGGATGCGGTCCCGGTACTCGGGCCTCAGGTTCCCAATGATCCCGGTGCCAATGGACTGGACCACAGTGACGGGCTTGTCGTCCCTCTTCAGCTGCCACTTGATGACTGGCGCGTCGGGGCTGGAGCTGCTGTAACGAACAGAGAGGAGTGCCTCCCCGCCCAACATGCCCCGGATCAGAGAGCCAGGGCTGGTGATGTTGACTCCCTTGACACGTCCTGGACCCAGAGGAGATGGAACAGAATCTATTTATTCAggttatactgtatatttagcAGATTTCTATTCTATACACGTCTCAGTTCATATGAATGGAACACGTGTTCCACCACTTACACGCATGTGTGACATGGATAAACTGATACATGCATTAAACTGCAATAGGGTACAGGTGTATCCTACCTGCAATGCCATTTCAGCTTGCTACAAGTGTCTTTTAAATAGGCCTAGTGTAACAGTGTTGCTTCCATCTCTTttctcgccccaacctgggctcgaaccagggaccctctgtcacctcaccgattgaaatgctagccatttcacaccggttacactagCAAGCCATCCAACAAACAAGCTTTACCCAGATCGTGTACCCAAGGACACTTGGCACACTTCCCTCAGAGGTTGGTGGCGCCTTAATTGGGGGAGactggctcgtggtaatggctggagtggaattactggaatggtatcaaatacatcaaacacatggtttccaagtgtttgatgccatttcattcGGTCTATTCCAGACAGTATTATGGGCTGTCCTTCCCTCAGCATCCTCCTGTGGACCTTTCCTATTCCATTACACTGTGAAGGTTAGTATTCAGAAAAATATTGGCTGTCCACAATCTCCACACCACCAATACCACCATCACAGTCGTGTCTAAACCGTCCTTGATTAAGTGACATGCTTCTATTCAAGCATTTGTGGCTAGAAGGCGTGACATTGTTAACAGGTCATGGTCTGGGTTATGCTAAGAATTCTCTTAGCCCCATAGCTAGTTCAACAACTTCACTACAAGGCATATCTAAAATTGTGTAACTTATGGCCAACAGATTTTGCAGAAATTCTTTCAGAGTTGATTGACCAGATAATTATTTTTGATGGTAATAGCCTACAGTATGTGATCAGAGTGGGCTTATAAAGTGAGAGCCAAAGGACTGTAACTAACTCTGCTGGCTGTTGTTGTGGGCGGCAGGCTGCTGAAGACTTGACTGTGGGCACCGGGCCCCCTCCTCCGCCGGGGCAGAGTGCGCTGCATGGAGCCTGTGTGGCAGCACTGCATCACCGTGGTAACGGCTCGCAGTCCTTTTGGACGGCTGTGATGAGCTGACAAAAGGGGGGATTGTTTGGGCCAATTTCCTTCCTGGCAGCCCATGAAAGAGGCCTCAGAGCAACACAAGCTCCCTGATTGGCTGAGCCCAAAGACAGAGGGCCCCAGTGATTCTGCTGATGACAACACAACCGCAATGACATGACACAACCGCACCTATAAAAGTATCAAGTATCATGTGTCTATGTTTGACTCTGCACACCTTTTTTCTATATCTCATATACAATTAGAATTATATATGTACAAAATGATCAATTCCTCGTATAGCTTTCCATTTATGTATCTAGGTCACACCTCAATAGCCTGAGCTCAGGTTCTTCTCCAACCTTTGGCAAACCTGCTGAACCAACCGGAAGACATCTGAGTAGGATAGTTTCCACATGGGCTCTACAGAGATCAAATACCATTGATATGAACTAAACAGCTTTTTGTACAGACCGAACGCCTAAACTCTCTAAAGTCTAAACCCTATTTGCCGGTTTCCCAAATCCAGATTAAgcagtcctggactaaaaaccaTTCTCAATAGAGAATGTCCATTGAAAGTACATTTTACTCCAGGATTGAATCTGGGTCCCATTGTGACTGCTTTCTGCCAAATAATATATCTTCATCAATCTATTTTTAAATCCACGGATTATGTATAGTTTTATGAGTGTCATCAGAGTGTAATTTTCTTTCTAGTAATTGAGCAATAGTAATAAAAATACATACTGTGTGGCATTGTGAAGTCAGTTTGAATGTTTTAAATAAAGTGTTTTTCAGAATATAAGCTAGTACACAACAAGGAAATGTTTATTTGCTTGTTTGACATGGAAATTGTTTTATGTCATTGTTTTTGTAATTTATATGGTACCTATGCAGATATGCTAATCAtattaattaaataaatattcTGAGACATTTAAATTCATAATAGGGGTCTTATTAGGGGCTGTTGAATGATTGACCgtcatatttttttattgaatagATTAATTTACATGAATGAATTTACAAGCAAAAGTAGGCATAATTTAGTAGGACACAAAATGTATGTGTCCAACTTATCAGCCTAACAAATACGTCAGTCAGAAAACATGCATAAACCAACCTACACTTGCCCACTCCACTCTAAATACTTCCCACCCACATTGTCTTAGCCTTGCAAGTGAACACTACACATTCCTTTAATAAGTCAGTACAGATGTGTTTTCCAAAAACAGGGGAAAGTTTCCCTTACCTGACTGAGGTGAGACAAGAAGACACCAGAGCAGCAAAAGTTGAGGAGCGGCTATGGCTTTGGAGAgatcctccctctctgccttcatCTTGGGTCTAACGCTCTGTTTCTCTCCAAGACAATTAGCATGATTTGTCCACTCTGGGCACGTCCCCCGAGAGAGCACACAGACATTCCTCCAAGGCAGGGCTCCACAAGGACTGGGTGCACTGCACAACAAAGCAACacaacagcagtgtgtgtgtgtgtgtgtgtgtggtgtgtgtgtgtgtgtgtgtgtgtgtgtgtgtgtgtgtgtgtgtgtgtgtgtgtgtgtgtgtttagtagaACAATTGTACAGAAAATAAAGCACACATCTTGTTTATTTTCTGCACAATTCTGGATTTGTAGTTAGACTACTTTTAAAACGTGCATAGTAAGCTTCTAAGCATGAGTGAAATTCCAAGTGCAGCAATAAATACACGAATGTCCCTTTAGAACATCACTTAAGCTTATTCAAAAACACTCCTGGAATGGAAATGGCCAAAATGCGCTGACAATGCCATGGCAAGACCTAGGATAATTAGGTTTTACCCTGGCCACTGAACGCTTATACTTTGAATCAGTCTGAAGCCACTTGTTGTTACTCTGTTCTCCGTATTAGGGGCATAGATAGGAGGGCCCTTCTCTAATGGTCCTGCTGAGTAAGGTCTGCATCTTAAATGGCATCCTTTCCCCTATAGTGCTATTTGGGCGTTGgtaaaaaaaagtagtgcactataaagggaatagggttagggctgtggcggtcatgaaattttgtcagcctgtgattgtcaagaaaataactgccggtctcactgtaattgaccgttaattagcaCAAAAACATGTagtatctcctggcttccacgcatagcctacaagccactgatgcagacctgatgcagacattttaaaaagtctattAAATgaatttaatatagcctacaccatcacaataaatccattatttattttagacaggtctaaagaaacaggATATGAagaaatgtagtctatttcagaacaACAGAATAGCATACTATGGGTTgtccttatcaaatcaaatgtatttataaagctcttcttacatcaactgatgtcacaaagtgctgtacagaatcccagcctaaaacctcaaacagcaagcaatgcaggtgtagaagcacggtggctaggaaaaactctctagaaaggccagaacctaggaagaacctGGAGAGAaatcaggctatgaggggtggccagtcctcttctggctgtgccgggtggagattataacagaacatggccaagatgttcaaatgttcatagatgaccagcagtgtcaaataataattatcacagtagttgtcgagggtacaacagtatctctaccactcctgctgtctctagagagttgaaagcagcagatctgggacaggtagcacatctggtgaaaaggtcagggttccataggcagaacagttgaaactggagcagcagcacggccaggtggactggggacagcaaggagccaTCAGGccaagtagtcctgaggcatggtcctagggctcaggtcctccgagagagagaaagaaagaaagaaagagagaaagagagaaagagagaaaagagagaaagagagagagaattagagagagcatacttaaattcacacaggacaccggataagacaagagaaatactccagatataacagactgaacctagccccccgacatataaactactgcagcataaatactggaggctgagacaggaggggtcaggagacactgtggccccgtccgacaatacccccggacagggccaaacaggcaggatataaccccacccactttgccaaagctcagcccccacaccactagagggatatcttcaaccaccaacctaccatccttagacaaggccgagtatagaccaagaagatctcccccacggcataactcaaaggggggcgccaacccggacaggaagaccacgtcagtgatgcacccctcctagggatggcatggaagagcaccagtaagccagtcactcagcccctgtaatagggttagaggcagagaatcccagtggagagatgggaaccggccaggcagagacagcaagggcggtttgttgctccagtacctttccgttcaccttcacactcttgggccagactacactcaatcataggacacACTGAAGAgttgagtcttcaataaagacttaaaggttgagaccgagtctacgtctctcacatgggtaggcagaccattccttaaaaattgagctctataggagaaagccctgcctccagctgtttgcttagaaattctagggacagtaaggaggcctgcgtcttgtgaccgtagcgtacgtgtaggtatgtacggcaggaccaaatcggaaagataggtaggagcaagcccatgtaatgcttatGTTAGGACCTGatatggctatgccatatggctgtggttcatttagcagacaataattgcttagaattccgtggcattatttgaCAATAATTTTATAGTATGAAGTATATTTTCTCAAAATGATTTCAAAGGAAatgcgcacatgcggctattgtgtgttgattggttaacaaagaaactggtcctatatgcttaatttagagttattaatgcaATTTaattgtgatacaaatgttgggataaatgtttagatttttaatacattctatgtgtcacgtctgctcccgctccttcctccccctggcgcttgagggcgccaAGTGgcctgcatcacgcactcctgccatccatcaagcacacctgccttccctcgtcacgtgCATCAgcgttattggactcacctggactcacttatcacctgttttttttcctcccctatatttttcagttccccagctctgttccccgtggctgcattgtattgttttttttattagtttgctgacgctgttcctgtctcgttccatgtccgttatttattcaatgttttactccccgtacctgcttcgtctctccagcgtgAACTCATGTGACACTAAGACTGCATGATTGGACTCTAATTATGATCTGAAAAAAGTTGCaagctgcacacacttcatcagtctctcattctgagtcgtgcctggccatgcagtcgtgggtgaacagggagtacaggaggggactgagcacgcacccctggggagctccagtgttgaggatcagtgtggcagatgtgttgctacctaccctcactacctggaggcggcctgtcagaaagtccaggattcagttgcagagggaggtgtttagtctcaggatccttagcttaatgatgagctttgaggatactatggtgttgaacgctgagctgtagtcaatgaatagcattctcacataagtgttccttttgttcaggtggaaaagggcagtgtggagtgcaatagagattgtatcatctgtggatctgtttgggcggtatgcaaattggagtaggtgtagggtttctggaataatggtgttgagGTGAGCCATtgccaacctttcaaagcacgtcatggctacggacgtgagtgctacgggtctgtagtcatttaggcaggttgcctttgtgttcttgggcacagggactatggtttctgcttgaaacatgttggtattacagactcaatcagggacatgttgaaaatgtcagtgaagacacctgccagttggtcagcacatgcccggaacacacgtcctggtaatccgtctggccctgcagccttgtgcatgttgacctgtttaagggtcttactcacgtcggctatggagagtgtgatcacacagtcgacccggaacagctgatgctctcatgcatgcctcagtgttgcttgcctcgaagtgagcatagaagtgatttagctcatctggtaggctcgtgtcactgggcagctcgcggctgttcttccctttgtagtctgtaatagtttttaagccctgccacataagatgagcgtcggagccgatgtagtatgattcaatcttagccctgtattgacactttgcctgtttgatggtttgtcgcagggcatagcaggatttcttgtaagcttccaggttagagtcccgcaccttgaaagcggcagctctaccctttagctcagtgcgaatgttgcctgtaatccatggcttctggttggggtatgtacgtacagtcactgaggggacgacgtcctcgatgcacttattgataaagccagtgactgatgtggtgtattcctcaatgccatcggaagaatcccggaaaatgttccagtctgtgatagcaaaacagttctgtagtttagcatctgcttcatctgaccactttaatatagaccgagtcactggtgcttcctgctttaatttttgcttgtaagcaggaatcaggaggatagagttatggttggatttaccaaatggagggtgagctttgtacaggtctgtgtgtggagtacaggtgatctagacaATTTTTCCCCCCTGGTTGCACAGGAACCAGGGGTGAATACAAAAACAGGAGTACCGTCTAAACATGAAAACAGGAAACAATACTACCTAATTCAACGGAGCGCTAGATAAAGGGGAAGTAATCAGGGAGTGATGAAGTTCAGATGTGCCTCATGATtattgccaggtgtgcgtaataatgggTTGCTAGGAcaggtggttagtagaccggcaaCATCGAGCGCCAGAGCGGGGGAGCAGGAGTAGACTTGACAcgttcacaatttgacaagcacttgataatactCTCACCAGGTCTCAAATTTCCCTGCGGCATCCTTGTGTAGCCGTAATGCCCCTTAAAAAACATGCCTTTCGCGGCCAAAGTGGCTGTTGTGCACTAAATATAATAGGCAATTTATAATTCCCTTCCCCCGGCTGCCTtactccgaagcacctctcactcacatgactTTCTCAGATGTAGCCAATGCCCATCACGTGATGGGGTCCTTCTCACAGGCATTTCagaagtaggctacaagtgaatGAAGGTAGACGCATCCGGTGCGCAACTGCTTGCGTCCCTGTTATCGAATTCCCAGGCACATATTGATgttagaactgtccacatttagcTGACTGAAATTTCGTCAGCCAAGATGAGTAAGCCCAActaacagcaaaagcactagcctacagTATGACAATCTACtttacaaaagttgacctattatATTGGTCAACTTGTCCTATATGTGGATGTTCCAATATTCAATCAATTGGTGGGAAAACACTTATCAAAAGTGATggcaaatgcgattatgcatgtactgatttacagaggaagtcggaagtttacatacacttaggttggagtcattaaatctcgtTTTTCAATCACCCCACAAATGTCTTgataattaacaaactatagttttggcaagtcggttaggacatctactttgtgcatgacacaagtaattttttcaacaattgtttacagagagattatttcaattataattccctgtatcacaattccagtgggtcaaaagtttacatacactaagttgactgtgcctttaaacagcttggataaTTTCAGAaagtgatgtcatggctttagaagcgtctgttaggctaatttacataatttgagtcaattggaggtgtacctgtggatgtatttcaaggcctatcttcaaactcagttcctctttgcttgacatcatgagaaaatcaaaagaaatcagccaagaccccagaaaaacaattgtagacctccacaagtctggttcatctttgggagcaatttccaaacacctgaaggtaccacgttcatctgtacaaacaatagtacgcaagtataaacaccatgggaccaagcagccatcatactgctcaggaaggagacacgttctgtctccttgagatgaacgtactttggtgcgaaaagtgcaaatcaatcccagaacaacagcaaaggaccatgtgaagatgctggaggaaacaggtacaaaagtatctatatccacagtaaaatgagtcctatatcgacataagcttataggccgctcatcaaggaagaagccaatgctccaaaaccgccatgaaaaagccagactacaatttgcaactgcacatggggacaaagagcttactttttggagaaatgtcctctggtctgatgaaacaaaaatagaactgtttggccataatgaccatcgttatgtttggaggaaaaaggggaggcttgcaagctgaagaacaccatcccaaccgtgaagcgtgggaggggcagcatcatgttgtgggggtgctttgctgcaggagggactggtgcacttcacaaaatagatggcatcatgagtcaggaaaattatgtggatatgttgaagcaaaatatcaagacatcagttaagcgtacttccaaagttttggcaaaatggcttaaggacaacaaagtcaaggtattggagtggccatcacaaagccctgacctcaatcccatagaaaatttgtgggcagaactgaaaaagcgtgtgcgtgcaaggaggcctacaaacctgactcaggtacaccagctctgtcaggaggaatgggccaaaattcacccaacgtattgtgggaagcttgtggaaggctacccgaagcttttgacccaagataaacaatttaaaggcaatgctaccaaatactaattgagtgtgtgtaaacttcttacccactgggaatgtgatgaaataaataaaagctgaaataattcattctccctacaattattctgacatatcacattcttaaaatgaagtggtgatcctaactgacataaaacagggaatttttactaggattaaatgtcaggaattgtgaaaaactgattttaaatgtatttggctaaggtgtatgtacacttctgacttcaactgtattataaAGGTCAATTTtaatggtgaaaattatcttccctaAACGTGAAACTCACACGCAGCCTATGTAtgtcagttaggctctacaccggttataaagcagattaatgttttaattttaagaagttattggGCCACTTTAGTTGTAATTACAAAcctcaaaacatataggcctatggactaTGATACATGAGGTATGCAACTATGATTTGATAAAAAGTCGCAAAAAAAGGTGTGCTCTGTTTCTTGCCTTAATGCACAAGCTGggcataattcacaagtgataatacatcattcacaagtgataggctaatattgtcacccatcagactattcttcaTTTAATGTTGTCTTTACATATAAAGAATATTatacagtcaaatgtttggacacacctactcattcaaggtgtTTCTTTATATGTATTAaattctatattgtagaataatagtgaagacatcaaaacttttaaataacacatatggaatcatgtagtaaccaaaaaagtgttatatttgcgattcttcaaagtagccaccctttgccttgatagctttgcacactcttagcattctctcaaccaacagtcttaacttcttgatgcacccatcccgtcaGCGGGATCATTATGTCAACATTCGCTGAATTGcaaagcgccaaattcaaattaagttactaaaaatattaaattttcatgaaatcacaagtgcaatatagcaaaacacagcttagcttattgttaatccacctggtgtgtcagatttcaataaagcttttcggtgaaagcataccaagcgcgttatgttcagaaatccacaggctcgagtggtcacgacatcgcagacgaaaattccaaatagtatccgtaatgttcacagaaacatgtcaaacgtttttcataatcattcctcaggttgttttttcaatatataattgataatatatcaacccaGACtttagcttcttcaataggagagagagagacaatggctgccatcctactgttgcgcaagcaaaactctggGGACACCCAGCTAttcactgacgcgatgtgatctttctcgctcatttttcaaaataaaagcctgaaactatgtcttaagactgttcacaacatggagaagccataggaaaagggatctggttgatatccctttaaatggagggaaggcattcaatgaaacatggagctttcaaaatagaggccacttcctggttgaattttcctgaggttttcgcctgcaatatcagttctgttatactcacagacaatattttgaccgttttctatcctaatctgacaattatatgcatattctagattctgggcctgagaaagttaaatttgggtacgtttttcatccaaaaatctaaatcctgccccctacactcaacaggtagGAATTCCTGCATATgtatttgttggctgcttttccttcactctgcggtccatctcatcccaaaccatctcaattgggttgaggtcaggtgattgtggaggccaggtcatcggatgcagcactccatcactctc is part of the Oncorhynchus clarkii lewisi isolate Uvic-CL-2024 chromosome 10, UVic_Ocla_1.0, whole genome shotgun sequence genome and encodes:
- the LOC139418093 gene encoding hepatic and glial cell adhesion molecule-like, with protein sequence MKAEREDLSKAIAAPQLLLLWCLLVSPQSGRVKGVNITSPGSLIRGMLGGEALLSVRYSSSSPDAPVIKWQLKRDDKPVTVVQSIGTGIIGNLRPEYRDRILVFENGTLLLHNLKLSDEGTYEVEISITDDTFTGEGSIDLTVDEPISRPYVHMEASSVLELSEHFTLNCSHDNGTNAKYSWQKGGKLLTNETRLQLSPDQKLLTIVRVLMVDDDIYGCAVENPIGSMKSLPIKLTVYRRSSLYIILSTGGIFLLITLVTVCACWGPSKKERQKQQMKPRGLAGLPRHLIEHPDYSPINHAVDIVPKMMTEHERKNPVALYILKEDFPQGDHDSPGNMGLGPSSEPPSSPPGYSSSLTPSSRSPEPPAHSSRRYPRTPISSPPSHHNKVQSKSSTPSPPRTRCSGRMVRAPVGIPPASQLEEPTPTLESNGTTQP